Proteins from a genomic interval of Cheilinus undulatus linkage group 15, ASM1832078v1, whole genome shotgun sequence:
- the upp2 gene encoding uridine phosphorylase 2: MAPILLNCMGNEHNEYIKQQVQVKNPYLDTMEEDILYHFSLSTKTHNLPEMFGDIKFVCVGGSANRMKAFAQFIHTELKLSGNPEEIRDICEGTDRYCMYKVGPVLSISHGMGVPSISIMLHELIKLLHHAQCRDVILFRLGTSGGVGLAPGTVVITDKAVDYSFRPQFEQVVLGKVITRSTELDEGVANELLQCSSELQDIPTVIGNTMCTHDFYEGQGRLDGALCSFSHEEKLEYLRKAFDAGVRNIEMESTVFAAMCRVCGLKAAVVCVALLNRFEGDQITSSHDVLVEYQQRPQALVSHFIKKRLGLIV, from the exons ATGGCACCGATTTTACTGAACTGTATGGGAAATGAGCATAATGAGTACATCAA ACAACAGGTCCAGGTCAAAAACCCTTACCTGGACACTATGGAGGAGGATATCTTATACCACTTCAGCCTCAGCACCAAGACTCACAACCTTCCTGAAATGTTTGGAGATATTAAG tttgtgtgtgttgggggCAGTGCAAATCGAATGAAAGCTTTTGCCCAGTTCATCCACACGGAGCTGAAACTGTCTGGAAATCCAGAGGAAATAAGAGACATCTGTGAGGGAACTGATCGCTACTGCATGTATAAAGTGGGCCCAGTGCTCTCTATCAGT CATGGCATGGGTGTCCCTTCCATCTCTATCATGCTGCATGAGCTCATCAAACTGTTGCACCATGCTCAATGCCGTGATGTGATTCTGTTTCGCCTTGGAACATCTGGAGGTGTTG GTCTTGCTCCTGGGACCGTGGTGATCACAGATAAAGCAGTGGACTACTCCTTCCGACCCCAGTTTGAGCAGGTGGTTCTGGGGAAAGTCATCACACGTAGCACAGAGCTAGATGAAGGAGTTGCTAATGAACTTCTGCAATGCTCCTCTGAGCTTCAAGACATCCCTACAGTGATTGGAAACACCATGTGCACGCATGACTTCTATGAAG GCCAAGGCCGGCTTGATGGAGCTCTTTGCTCCTTTTCTCACGAAGAGAAGCTGGAGTATCTGCGGAAGGCTTTTGATGCAGGAGTGAGGAATATAGAAATGGAGtccactgtgtttgctgctatgTGCCGCGTCTGTGGCCTTAAAG CTGCTGTAGTGTGTGTTGCGTTGCTGAATCGCTTCGAGGGAGACCAGATCACTTCCTCACATGACGTTCTGGTGGAGTACCAGCAGAGACCTCAAGCCCTGGTGTCCCACTTTATCAAGAAACGTTTGGGACTCATTGTCTAA